Proteins co-encoded in one Amaranthus tricolor cultivar Red isolate AtriRed21 chromosome 7, ASM2621246v1, whole genome shotgun sequence genomic window:
- the LOC130818939 gene encoding uncharacterized protein LOC130818939 isoform X2: MDKNIQVFLNKISLFSAIIATLVLFSILIHPPETCFPYFSPHNPLKFPSSTCEFHHHPRPFSTLEKKNRRLWSTSAWLNKVNSFFIVFMDAKKHNSVIPSTTILSNSSKSLCLLAGAGQEVMALQQIGVSDVTAIDLVDSPPLFDIVLFPTRFVAEMERTVRIGGFCLLLVEECTNKEVRDIAQLFKRGILVGANNLTFSGSKKTRIVMRITNVRSY; the protein is encoded by the exons ATGGATAAGAATATCCAAGTCTTTTTGaacaaaatttctttattttcagcCATAATTGCGACCCTCGTCCTCTTTTCTATTCTCATCCATCCGCCTGAAACCTGTTTTCCCTACTTTTCCCCTCATAATCCCCTCAAATTTCCTAGTTCAACATGCGAGTTTCACCATCATCCACGCCCTTTCTCCACCCTAGAGAAGAAAAACCGTCGCCTCTGGTCCACTTCTGCATGGTTGAACAAAGTTAATTCTTTTTTCATCGTCTTCATGGATGCTAAAAAGCATAATAGTGTTATTCCCTCAACCACTATACTGTCAAACTCTTCCAAGTCACTCTGCCTCTTAGCTGGAGCTGGCCAGGAGGTTATGGCTCTCCAACAGATTGGCGTCTCAGATGTGACAGCCATTGATCTTGTTGACTCTCCTCCTCTG TTTGACATTGTTCTGTTCCCGACTCGGTTTGTTGCCGAGATGGAAAGGACTGTTCGGATTGGTGGCTTCTGTCTTTTACTCGTTGAGGAATGTACAAATAAGGAAGTAAGAGATATTGCACAGTTGTTTAAGCGAGGGATTCTGGTTGGTGCCAATAATCTGACATTTAGTGGGTCGAAAAAGACTAGAATCGTTATGAGGATAACAAATGTCAGATCATATTGA
- the LOC130818939 gene encoding uncharacterized protein LOC130818939 isoform X1 gives MDKNIQVFLNKISLFSAIIATLVLFSILIHPPETCFPYFSPHNPLKFPSSTCEFHHHPRPFSTLEKKNRRLWSTSAWLNKVNSFFIVFMDAKKHNSVIPSTTILSNSSKSLCLLAGAGQEVMALQQIGVSDVTAIDLVDSPPLVSRADPYYLPFFDDAFDFAFSAQFDIVLFPTRFVAEMERTVRIGGFCLLLVEECTNKEVRDIAQLFKRGILVGANNLTFSGSKKTRIVMRITNVRSY, from the coding sequence ATGGATAAGAATATCCAAGTCTTTTTGaacaaaatttctttattttcagcCATAATTGCGACCCTCGTCCTCTTTTCTATTCTCATCCATCCGCCTGAAACCTGTTTTCCCTACTTTTCCCCTCATAATCCCCTCAAATTTCCTAGTTCAACATGCGAGTTTCACCATCATCCACGCCCTTTCTCCACCCTAGAGAAGAAAAACCGTCGCCTCTGGTCCACTTCTGCATGGTTGAACAAAGTTAATTCTTTTTTCATCGTCTTCATGGATGCTAAAAAGCATAATAGTGTTATTCCCTCAACCACTATACTGTCAAACTCTTCCAAGTCACTCTGCCTCTTAGCTGGAGCTGGCCAGGAGGTTATGGCTCTCCAACAGATTGGCGTCTCAGATGTGACAGCCATTGATCTTGTTGACTCTCCTCCTCTGGTTAGTCGTGCTGACCCTTACTACTTGCCATTCTTTGATGATGCTTTTGATTTTGCGTTCTCTGCTCAGTTTGACATTGTTCTGTTCCCGACTCGGTTTGTTGCCGAGATGGAAAGGACTGTTCGGATTGGTGGCTTCTGTCTTTTACTCGTTGAGGAATGTACAAATAAGGAAGTAAGAGATATTGCACAGTTGTTTAAGCGAGGGATTCTGGTTGGTGCCAATAATCTGACATTTAGTGGGTCGAAAAAGACTAGAATCGTTATGAGGATAACAAATGTCAGATCATATTGA